The following are from one region of the Salvia splendens isolate huo1 chromosome 2, SspV2, whole genome shotgun sequence genome:
- the LOC121792483 gene encoding oxysterol-binding protein-related protein 3A-like produces the protein MASNNDPKQGSGFFASFASTISSFGSAMSKSVNGLLGYEGLQVINPDGGTEDAEDEAQKGRWRQEDRDSYWKMMQNYIGSDVTSMVTLPVLIFEPMTMLQKMAELMEYSYLLELADECDDPHMRLVYAASWFISVYPAIQRTWKPFNPILGETYELVNHGGITFIAEQVSHHPPMSAAHAESEHFVYDITSKLKTKFLGNSVDIYPVGRTRLTLKKSGVVLDLVPPLSKANNIIFGRTWVDSPGDMILTNLTTGEKVVLYFQPCGWFGAGRYEVDGYVYDAEEEPKFLMTGKCNEFMSYQPCDSEGEPTPGTELKEVWRAAELPKNDKFQYTHFAHKLNSFDTAPKPLLPSDSRLRPDRLALEHNDLSKAGAEKARLEERQRAEKRLRESKKDEFKPKWFELTDEMATTPWGELEVYRYNGKYEQYRAGVESSDKSSQEFDPWQYHEDSQT, from the exons TTTACTTGGCTATGAAGGATTGCAAGTTATAAATCCTGATGGAGGAACTGAGGATGCTGAGGATGAAGCTCAAAAAGGGAGATGGAGGCAAGAG GATCGGGATAGTTACTGGAAAATGATGCAAAACTACATCGGCTCTGATGTCACATCTATGGTTACACTCCCAGTTCTCATCTTTGAGCCCATGACAATGCTCCAGAAAATGGCTGAG TTGATGGAGTATTCATATCTGTTGGAGTTGGCTGATGAATGCGACGATCCCCACATGAGATTAGTATATGCTG CTTCTTGGTTCATATCCGTGTATCCCGCCATTCAGAGGACTTGGAAGCCATTTAATCCAATTCTCGGAGAAACTTATGAACTTGTGAACCATGGTGGCATTACTTTCATCGCAGAGCAG GTTAGTCATCATCCTCCAATGAGTGCAGCGCATGCAGAAAGCGAGCATTTTGTGTATGATATCACCTCAAAGTTGAAGACCAAATTTTTAGGGAACTCAGTTGATATCTATCCCGTTGGGAG GACAAGGCTTACCCTCAAGAAATCCGGTGTGGTGTTAGATTTGGTTCCACCACTTTCAAAGGCTAACAACATCATATTCGGACGAACATGGGTTGATTCCCCCGGCGACATGATCTTGACAAATCTCACAACAGGCGAGAAGGTGGTTCTCTATTTCCAACCTTGCGGGTGGTTTGG TGCTGGCCGCTATGAAGTGGATGGATATGTGTATGACGCGGAGGAAGAACCTAAGTTCTTGATGACGGGAAAGTGCAACGAGTTCATGAGCTATCAGCCTTGCGACTCTGAGGGCGAGCCCACTCCTGGCACTGAGCTCAAAGAG GTTTGGAGGGCTGCTGAACTTCCCAAAAACGATAAATTTCAATACACTCATTTCGCACACAAGTTGAACAGCTTTGACACTGCACCTAAGCCACTGCTCCCATCCGATTCTCGCCTGCGTCCGGATCGGTTGGCTCTTGAGCATAACGACCTTTCTAAAGCTGGTGCTGAAAAGGCTAG GCTGGAGGAGAGGCAACGGGCTGAGAAGCGATTAAGGGAGTCGAAGAAGGATGAGTTCAAGCCCAAGTGGTTCGAGTTGACGGACGAGATGGCTACGACACCTTGGGGCGAGTTGGAAGTTTATCGGTACAATGGAAAGTACGAACAATATCGTGCTGGTGTGGAAAGTTCAGACAAGAGTTCACAGGAGTTTGATCCATGGCAATATCACGAAGACTCTCAAACATAA